A single genomic interval of Hevea brasiliensis isolate MT/VB/25A 57/8 chromosome 4, ASM3005281v1, whole genome shotgun sequence harbors:
- the LOC110667396 gene encoding uncharacterized protein LOC110667396, with protein sequence MTADGRRLRTGGGILWNIMKTREPMAYKEIIKKAKYFEKQFKRQNIQQAQQQNKEGSAQETAISLTDEASSSVPEGSQVVPQNQHEQSCTQKKHISVRDRIGVPVSYDDILGDDPKNDSM encoded by the exons ATGACTGCTGATGGTAGACGCTTACGAACAGGAGGTGGAATATTATGGAACATCATGAAAACAAGAGAACCAATGGCCTACAAAGAAATTATAAAAAAGGCCAAGTACTTTGAG AAGCAATTTAAGAGACAAAATATCCAGCAAGCACAACAGCAAAACAAGGAGGGTTCCGCTCAAGAAACTGCAATTTCATTAACTGATGAGGCTTCATCCAGTGTTCCAGAAGGTTCTCAAGTAGTACCTCAAAATCAGCATGAACAGTCCTGTACTCAAAAGAAGCACATATCTGTTCGTGACAGGATCGGGGTACCTGTTTCATATGATGACATCCTTGGTGATGATCCAAAAAATGATTCTATGTGA
- the LOC131168913 gene encoding uncharacterized protein LOC131168913 translates to MEKGESVLEAISEVDEVAEDVEMVDVEEGELLELNPQIGQGQSSGGGGVCDTIGIHALHSKNRGRRENKKKNRKKRGSLGPNVTDINRFVVDTCRRLKEKKLLHGVSGDDSDLTPPNIAFFSHPMTIFLETNHSFLLVWTSICYWVPDRKGGCNSVL, encoded by the exons ATGGAGAAAGGAGAGAGTGTATTGGAAGCTATTTCTGAAGTAGACGAAGTGGCTGAAGATGTTGAGATGGTTGATGTGGAAGAAGGAGAGTTGCTTGAGCTTAACCCACAAATTGGTCAGGGACAAAGCAGTGGTGGTGGGGGTGTATGCGACACTATTGGAATTCATGCTTTGCACAGCAAAAACCGCGGGCGTAGggaaaataagaagaaaaatagGAAAAAGAGAGGTAGTCTAGGGCCAAATGTGACAGATATAAACAG GTTTGTGGTAGATACTTGTAGACGCCTGAAAGAGAAAAAACTCCTACATG GTGTTTCTGGGGATGACTCTGACCTTACCCCTCCCAATATTGCCTTCTTTTCACACCCGATGACAATATTTTTAGAAACAAACCACTCTTTTCTTTTGGTATGGACAAGTATTTGTTACTGGGTTCCTGATAGAAAAG GTGGATGCAATTCAGTCTTGTGA